The proteins below are encoded in one region of uncultured Eubacteriales bacterium:
- the tabA gene encoding Protein TabA, whose protein sequence is MKTPFVTKEQLEAIAAQYPTPFHLYDEKGIRANARRLKDAFAWNPGFREYFAVKATPTPAILKLLHEEGCGMDCSSLTELMTAERCGVVGEEIMFSSNDTPAEEFVLAERLRATINLDDFTHIDFLKDTIGYIPETISCRYNPGGTFAIGESEEGFQVMDNPGDAKYGFTRSQLTEGFIKLKAMGAKRFGIHAFLASNTLSNDYYPALAGILFETAVELQRETGCEIAFINLSGGVGIPYRPEQSANDIAAIGAGVRERYEKILVPAGMGDVAIYTELGRFMLGPYGCLATRATHFKHTYKEYVGVDACAANLMRPAMYGAYHHITVMGKETAPHDHKYDVTGSLCENNDKFAVDRMLPEIERGDLLVIHDTGAHGFAMGYNYNGRLRSAELLLREDGSVEQIRRAETPEDYFATVKW, encoded by the coding sequence ATGAAAACGCCCTTTGTCACAAAAGAACAGCTGGAGGCCATCGCCGCCCAGTATCCCACGCCCTTCCACCTCTATGACGAGAAGGGCATCCGCGCCAACGCCCGGCGGCTGAAAGACGCCTTTGCCTGGAACCCGGGGTTTCGGGAGTACTTCGCCGTAAAGGCCACCCCCACCCCCGCCATTTTAAAACTCCTCCACGAGGAGGGCTGCGGCATGGACTGCTCCTCCCTCACGGAGCTAATGACGGCCGAGCGGTGCGGCGTGGTAGGGGAGGAGATCATGTTCTCCTCCAACGATACCCCCGCCGAAGAATTTGTTCTGGCGGAAAGGCTGCGGGCTACCATCAACCTGGATGACTTCACCCACATCGACTTTCTGAAAGACACCATCGGCTATATTCCCGAGACCATCTCCTGCCGCTACAATCCCGGCGGCACCTTCGCCATCGGCGAGAGCGAGGAGGGCTTTCAGGTCATGGATAACCCCGGGGACGCTAAGTACGGCTTTACACGCAGCCAGCTCACCGAGGGTTTTATAAAGCTGAAGGCCATGGGGGCAAAGCGGTTTGGCATCCATGCCTTCCTCGCGTCCAACACCCTCTCCAACGACTACTATCCCGCCCTGGCGGGCATCCTCTTCGAGACGGCGGTGGAGCTCCAGCGGGAGACCGGCTGCGAGATCGCCTTCATCAACCTCTCCGGCGGCGTGGGCATCCCCTACCGCCCCGAGCAGAGCGCCAACGACATTGCCGCCATCGGCGCGGGGGTGAGAGAGCGATACGAGAAAATTTTGGTTCCCGCGGGCATGGGTGATGTGGCCATCTACACCGAGCTGGGCCGTTTCATGCTGGGGCCCTACGGCTGCCTTGCCACCCGTGCCACCCACTTTAAGCACACCTACAAGGAGTACGTGGGGGTGGACGCCTGTGCCGCCAACCTCATGCGCCCCGCCATGTACGGGGCCTACCACCACATTACGGTGATGGGCAAGGAGACCGCCCCCCACGACCATAAGTACGATGTGACCGGATCCCTCTGCGAGAACAACGACAAGTTCGCTGTGGACCGCATGCTTCCTGAGATCGAGCGGGGAGACCTGCTGGTTATCCACGACACCGGGGCCCACGGCTTTGCCATGGGGTATAACTACAACGGACGCCTCCGCTCGGCGGAGCTCCTCCTCCGGGAGGACGGCTCTGTGGAGCAGATCCGCCGGGCTGAGACCCCGGAGGACTATTTTGCAACAGTGAAGTGGTAA
- a CDS encoding conserved exported hypothetical protein (Evidence 4 : Homologs of previously reported genes of unknown function) gives MKNRVLTMLAAAALCLAVIAGCIPATLAFSDVPGSDMSLAAETLAGLGIVSGDGSGSFYPDQGLTRAQFCKIAVLTEGHGSLVSSTAYKTLFSDVPGSSWAAPYVNLAYSEKLVSGYGNGYFGPDDAVTASQAVTIALHLLGYENTDIGPFWPEDYMSKAADLGLLDGVSKAADAYLTRGEAALIIYNLLSMNTAQGKPFYQGLASTTVTSAILMDNDATADDGTAHTAMVYASGAITYYNQSAALPEALVGERGVLLLDSSGKVMGFLPGDTVEKTVIVSETDGSELNGIPIGNSITVLLEDEKTTYQESWYDLRDGDQVVIYYNAAGSIDLLWVKSRAAGTETTLVGYYEDASPNTTAPSTITVLGASLSVTDEGRAALKGFAIGDKLTVTLNADGKVIDAARTTSTIQMVGILKSAGTSKVEVALLSGLTISGEPYSTVASTLVGMLVRVNAAASGELSVSALNYSSTTKALGQMDLASNVRLYEQVNGSVPAEIDLDDILTDSVPAASILHAGTNAAGEVDLLVLNDVTGAAYAYGILNAEVKQTGSGTQSVTNNTVSVENGDGTGTAYITGSSVKDGVVGGVAGNSSGKAAAIVTLTAVKGLIRSDFDGSDSVAGMPIADEVQVYNAVTAKWTTLSGAKAFTNSFTAYYDAHGVVRVIFAE, from the coding sequence ATGAAAAACCGTGTTTTGACCATGCTCGCGGCCGCGGCGCTCTGCCTTGCCGTCATCGCGGGCTGCATCCCTGCCACGCTGGCGTTCTCTGACGTGCCCGGCAGCGATATGTCCCTGGCGGCGGAGACCCTGGCGGGCCTGGGCATCGTCTCGGGGGACGGGAGCGGCAGCTTTTACCCTGACCAGGGCCTCACCCGCGCCCAGTTCTGCAAGATCGCGGTGCTCACCGAGGGGCACGGAAGTCTCGTCAGCTCCACCGCCTATAAGACCCTTTTCTCCGACGTGCCCGGCTCTTCCTGGGCAGCGCCCTACGTGAACCTGGCCTACAGCGAAAAGCTGGTCTCCGGCTACGGCAACGGTTATTTCGGGCCTGACGACGCGGTGACCGCCTCCCAGGCCGTCACCATTGCGCTGCACCTGCTGGGGTACGAGAACACTGATATTGGCCCCTTCTGGCCCGAGGACTACATGTCCAAGGCTGCCGACCTGGGGCTCCTGGACGGGGTCTCAAAGGCGGCGGACGCGTACCTGACCCGGGGCGAGGCGGCTCTTATCATTTATAACCTTCTGAGCATGAACACCGCCCAGGGCAAGCCCTTCTACCAGGGCCTCGCATCAACAACTGTGACAAGCGCCATCCTTATGGACAACGACGCCACTGCCGATGATGGCACGGCCCACACCGCCATGGTATACGCCAGTGGGGCCATCACCTACTACAACCAGTCCGCCGCCCTACCTGAGGCCCTGGTGGGAGAGCGGGGCGTCCTGCTCCTGGACTCCTCCGGTAAGGTCATGGGGTTCCTCCCCGGCGACACGGTGGAGAAGACGGTCATCGTGAGTGAAACGGACGGCTCTGAGCTTAACGGTATACCTATAGGCAACAGCATAACCGTCCTCCTGGAGGACGAGAAGACCACGTACCAGGAGAGCTGGTATGATCTGCGCGACGGCGACCAGGTAGTTATTTACTACAACGCCGCCGGCTCGATCGACCTCCTGTGGGTCAAGAGCCGGGCAGCGGGCACGGAGACCACTCTGGTCGGCTACTACGAGGACGCAAGTCCCAACACCACCGCGCCCAGCACCATCACCGTGCTGGGCGCGTCCCTTAGTGTGACCGACGAGGGCAGGGCAGCCCTCAAGGGCTTTGCCATTGGGGATAAGCTTACCGTGACTCTGAACGCCGACGGCAAGGTAATCGATGCAGCCCGGACTACCTCCACCATTCAAATGGTGGGCATCCTCAAAAGCGCCGGCACCAGCAAGGTGGAGGTGGCGCTCCTCTCGGGCCTTACCATCTCCGGCGAGCCCTATTCCACCGTGGCCTCCACCTTGGTGGGGATGCTGGTCAGGGTAAACGCTGCCGCCAGCGGCGAGCTGTCGGTGAGCGCGCTCAACTACTCCAGCACCACCAAGGCCTTAGGGCAGATGGACCTTGCAAGCAATGTGAGACTGTATGAGCAGGTGAACGGCTCCGTTCCCGCCGAGATCGACCTGGACGACATCCTGACAGACAGCGTGCCTGCCGCCTCCATCCTCCACGCGGGGACCAACGCCGCCGGGGAGGTGGACCTGCTGGTCCTGAACGACGTGACGGGGGCCGCCTATGCCTATGGTATCCTCAACGCTGAGGTCAAGCAGACCGGCAGCGGCACGCAGAGTGTCACCAACAACACCGTATCCGTGGAAAACGGTGATGGGACTGGGACAGCCTACATCACCGGCAGCTCCGTTAAAGACGGTGTAGTGGGCGGTGTGGCCGGGAACTCATCGGGAAAGGCAGCGGCCATTGTTACCCTCACCGCAGTGAAGGGCCTCATCCGCTCCGACTTTGACGGCAGCGACAGCGTGGCCGGTATGCCCATCGCGGACGAAGTGCAGGTCTATAACGCCGTCACCGCGAAGTGGACCACCCTCTCCGGGGCAAAGGCATTTACCAACAGCTTTACCGCCTACTACGATGCCCACGGCGTGGTACGGGTCATCTTCGCGGAGTAA
- a CDS encoding conserved exported hypothetical protein (Evidence 4 : Homologs of previously reported genes of unknown function) yields the protein MKKRILSLLCTLALMAGMVVPAHAVSGIQVQLDGKYLTFSDAVPEAVSGRTFLPFRTVFEAMGAKVDYESETSTVVAVKDGRTLRMALGSTEATVTEDGIETVIPMDVAAYAKNSRTYIPVRFAAQAFGCNVGWDAENQTVVLVDTEKLIDSAMAGHSYTLLSKLAAYGEKYNTGNWALNGKIGMDATALGSPVLTAGCDVDGIVSNGTSIQASIGMDMDMTGLYTLLAGMGLDTSTTSPDEMVVNMDMDVRSDMSTGKLYYLVDGMSDSIPELPAGAWLLMDLNEVLKESGLEMDFATLLKNSKSVDYAKLMATLLSSVPVESSATSYSELAADIQELAVAFSDENFKKVSSGYTNTFTKTVDGVAISLGLTLSTNAKGEVTGYEETFDLSLDVKSLLAGLEDQSLQDSLNQFSALGLNADTLTVSLKAAASETGVTTTKGSLALGDLFTFGMDGNVKYTSTTKAPETTPPAGATVVNWSDLMAGLES from the coding sequence GTGAAAAAACGTATCCTGTCTCTGCTCTGCACCCTCGCGCTCATGGCCGGAATGGTCGTTCCGGCTCATGCCGTCTCCGGTATCCAGGTCCAGTTGGACGGTAAGTACCTCACCTTTTCCGACGCAGTCCCCGAGGCGGTCAGCGGACGCACGTTCCTCCCCTTCCGCACCGTGTTCGAGGCCATGGGCGCCAAGGTGGACTATGAGAGCGAAACCAGCACGGTAGTGGCCGTCAAGGACGGGCGCACCCTGCGCATGGCGCTGGGCTCCACTGAAGCCACCGTCACCGAGGACGGCATTGAAACCGTCATTCCCATGGACGTTGCGGCCTACGCCAAAAATAGTCGCACCTATATTCCCGTCCGTTTTGCCGCCCAGGCCTTTGGATGCAATGTGGGCTGGGACGCTGAGAACCAGACTGTCGTGCTGGTTGATACCGAAAAGCTGATCGACAGCGCCATGGCGGGCCATAGCTATACCCTGCTGAGCAAGCTCGCCGCCTACGGCGAGAAGTATAACACCGGCAACTGGGCACTCAACGGCAAGATCGGTATGGACGCCACCGCCCTGGGCAGCCCGGTTCTCACTGCCGGCTGCGATGTCGACGGCATCGTCTCCAACGGCACCTCCATTCAAGCCAGCATCGGCATGGATATGGACATGACCGGGCTGTACACCCTTCTGGCTGGCATGGGCCTGGACACCTCCACCACGTCCCCCGACGAGATGGTGGTCAACATGGACATGGACGTACGCAGTGACATGAGCACCGGCAAACTCTACTACCTGGTGGACGGCATGTCCGATTCCATCCCCGAGCTGCCGGCCGGCGCCTGGCTCCTCATGGATCTCAACGAGGTTCTGAAGGAATCAGGACTTGAGATGGACTTTGCCACTCTGCTGAAGAACTCCAAGAGCGTGGACTACGCCAAGCTCATGGCTACTCTCCTCTCCTCCGTACCGGTAGAAAGCAGCGCCACTTCTTACTCCGAGCTGGCCGCCGACATTCAGGAGCTGGCCGTGGCCTTCTCCGACGAGAACTTCAAGAAGGTCTCCAGCGGATATACCAACACCTTCACCAAGACGGTGGATGGCGTCGCCATCAGCCTTGGACTCACTCTCAGCACCAACGCCAAGGGGGAGGTCACCGGCTACGAGGAGACGTTTGATCTCTCTTTGGATGTGAAGAGCCTCCTTGCCGGGCTTGAGGACCAGTCTCTTCAGGATTCGCTCAACCAGTTCTCCGCGCTCGGCCTGAACGCGGACACCCTGACCGTCAGCCTGAAGGCTGCCGCCAGCGAAACAGGCGTCACCACCACCAAGGGCTCCCTGGCGCTGGGCGATCTCTTTACCTTCGGTATGGACGGAAACGTCAAATACACCTCCACCACCAAGGCCCCCGAGACCACGCCACCAGCCGGGGCCACAGTGGTCAACTGGTCAGACCTCATGGCGGGCCTGGAATCCTAA